Proteins encoded together in one Larus michahellis chromosome 4, bLarMic1.1, whole genome shotgun sequence window:
- the DEAF1 gene encoding deformed epidermal autoregulatory factor 1 homolog isoform X3 encodes MAGRASSKDWKRSIRYAGRPLQCLIHDGILNPHAASCTCAACCDDMTLSGPVRLFVPYKRRKKENEMPATPVKKDCPKNITLLPATAATTFTVTPSGQITTSGALTFDRASTVEATAIISESPSQGDVFTGATVQDTNVQPPCRVSHPEPHYPSYQDNCQISPFPEAALPTSHPKIVLTSLPALAVPPTTPTKAISPSVVNGLEVTEQRSWLYLEEMVNSLLNTAQQLKTLIEQAKQASSSFREAAVTQAKIQADVERKEQYQNQLFQQTEDVDGKTEIIIKQSCVNCGREATNECTGCHKVNYCSTFCQRKDWKDHQHICGQSATVTVQADEVHVTDSVMEKVTV; translated from the exons ATGGCGGGACGAGCCAGCAGCAAAGACTGGAAGAGGAGCATCCGCTATGCGGGGAGGCCGCTGCAGTGCCTTATTCAC GATGGGATTTTAAATCCTCACGCTGCCTCTTGTACTTGTGCTGCCTGCTGTGATGACATGACTCTG AGTGGCCCTGTACGACTCTTTGTACCATATAAAAGgcggaaaaaagaaaatgaaatgcctgCAACTCCCGTGAAGAAGGACTGCCCCAAAAACATCACTCTGCTTCCTGCCACAGCTGCTACTACAT TCACCGTGACTCCTTCTGGACAGATCACTACCTCCGGTGCTCTGacatttgaccgtgcatcaacaGTGGAAGCCACGGCAATTATCTCGGAAAGTCCGTCCCAGGGTGATGTTTTCACTGGAGCCACAG TTCAAGATACCAATGTCCAGCCGCCGTGCCGGGTCAGTCACCCCGAGCCTCATTATCCAAGTTACCAGGACAACTGTCAGATTTCGCCTTTTCCAGAAGCTGCACTGCCAACCTCTCATCCCAAAATTG TGTTAACCTCACTCCCTGCCCTGGCGGTGCCCCCCACGACCCCCACCAAAGCCATATCCCCTTCAGTGGTGAACGGGCTGGAAGTGACGGAGCAGCGGAGCTGGCTGTACCTGGAAGAGATGGTCAATTCGCTGCTCAACACCGCCCAGCAGCTGAAGACTCTCATTGAGCAGGCCAAACAGGCCAGCTCCTCCTTCCGCGAGGCTGCGGTCACGCAAGCGAAAATTCAAGCTGATGTGGAGAGGAAAGAG caatATCAGAACCAGTTATTTCAACAAACAGAAGATGTGGATGGGAAAACAGAAATCATCATCAAG CAGTCCTGTGTCAACTGCGGTCGTGAGGCAACGAACGAGTGCACAGGATGCCACAAAGTCAACTACTGCTCCACTTTCTGCCAGCGGAAG GACTGGAAGGACCACCAGCACATCTGCGGCCAGTCGGCCACGGTGACGGTACAAGCCGACGAGGTGCATGTCACGGACAGCGTAATGGAGAAAGTCACCGTCTGA
- the DEAF1 gene encoding deformed epidermal autoregulatory factor 1 homolog isoform X2: MEDADSAAKQLGLAEAAAAVAAAAAEGPEQQQPPPQSAASEAEPEASEEEEEEEEAEAAAVTVMAADAEHMEMAAEPLPSADEAAAAFAEVTTVTVANVGASADNVFTTSVANAASISGHVLSGRTALQIGDSLNTEKATLIVVHTDGSIVETTGLKGPAAPLTPGPQSPPTPLTSVQEKTGTKYNWDPSVYENELPVRCRNISGILYKNRLGSGGRGRCIKQGDNWYSPTEFEAMAGRASSKDWKRSIRYAGRPLQCLIHDGILNPHAASCTCAACCDDMTLSGPVRLFVPYKRRKKENEMPATPVKKDCPKNITLLPATAATTFTVTPSGQITTSGALTFDRASTVEATAIISESPSQGDVFTGATVQDTNVQPPCRVSHPEPHYPSYQDNCQISPFPEAALPTSHPKIVLTSLPALAVPPTTPTKAISPSVVNGLEVTEQRSWLYLEEMVNSLLNTAQQLKTLIEQAKQASSSFREAAVTQAKIQADVERKEQYQNQLFQQTEDVDGKTEIIIKSCVNCGREATNECTGCHKVNYCSTFCQRKDWKDHQHICGQSATVTVQADEVHVTDSVMEKVTV, from the exons ATGGAGGACGCCGACTCGGCGGCGAAGCAACTGGGCTTAGCGGAGGCGGCGGCcgcagtggcggcggcggccgcggaaGGAcccgagcagcagcagccgccgccgcaaTCGGCGGCCTCGGAGGCGGAGCCGGAGgcctcggaggaggaggaggaggaggaggaggcggaggcggcggcggtgacGGTGATGGCGGCGGATGCCGAGCACATGGAGATGGCAGCCGAGCCCCTGCCCAGCGCCGACGAGGCCGCCGCCGCCTTCGCAG AAGTCACCACCGTGACAGTAGCCAACGTTGGTGCTTCTGCAGACAATGTTTTCACTACATCCGTGGCAAATGCAGCTTCAATTTCAGGACACGTGTTG TCTGGGAGAACGGCCCTCCAGATTGGGGACAGCTTGAATACTGAAAAAGCCACTCTCATAGTGGTTCACACAGACGGCAGCATTGTAGAAACCACAGGGTTGAAGGGGCCAGCAGCACCTCTCACACCAG gacCGCAATCTCCTCCTACCCCTTTAACATCCGTCCAAGAAAAAACTGGAACCAAGTATAACTGGGACCCGTCTGTGTATGAGAACGAGCTCCCGGTGCGGTGCCGGAATATCAGTGGCATTCTGTATAAAAACAGACTTGGCTCAG gagGCCGTGGTAGGTGCATTAAGCAAGGGGACAACTGGTACAGCCCCACCGAATTTGAAGCTATGGCGGGACGAGCCAGCAGCAAAGACTGGAAGAGGAGCATCCGCTATGCGGGGAGGCCGCTGCAGTGCCTTATTCAC GATGGGATTTTAAATCCTCACGCTGCCTCTTGTACTTGTGCTGCCTGCTGTGATGACATGACTCTG AGTGGCCCTGTACGACTCTTTGTACCATATAAAAGgcggaaaaaagaaaatgaaatgcctgCAACTCCCGTGAAGAAGGACTGCCCCAAAAACATCACTCTGCTTCCTGCCACAGCTGCTACTACAT TCACCGTGACTCCTTCTGGACAGATCACTACCTCCGGTGCTCTGacatttgaccgtgcatcaacaGTGGAAGCCACGGCAATTATCTCGGAAAGTCCGTCCCAGGGTGATGTTTTCACTGGAGCCACAG TTCAAGATACCAATGTCCAGCCGCCGTGCCGGGTCAGTCACCCCGAGCCTCATTATCCAAGTTACCAGGACAACTGTCAGATTTCGCCTTTTCCAGAAGCTGCACTGCCAACCTCTCATCCCAAAATTG TGTTAACCTCACTCCCTGCCCTGGCGGTGCCCCCCACGACCCCCACCAAAGCCATATCCCCTTCAGTGGTGAACGGGCTGGAAGTGACGGAGCAGCGGAGCTGGCTGTACCTGGAAGAGATGGTCAATTCGCTGCTCAACACCGCCCAGCAGCTGAAGACTCTCATTGAGCAGGCCAAACAGGCCAGCTCCTCCTTCCGCGAGGCTGCGGTCACGCAAGCGAAAATTCAAGCTGATGTGGAGAGGAAAGAG caatATCAGAACCAGTTATTTCAACAAACAGAAGATGTGGATGGGAAAACAGAAATCATCATCAAG TCCTGTGTCAACTGCGGTCGTGAGGCAACGAACGAGTGCACAGGATGCCACAAAGTCAACTACTGCTCCACTTTCTGCCAGCGGAAG GACTGGAAGGACCACCAGCACATCTGCGGCCAGTCGGCCACGGTGACGGTACAAGCCGACGAGGTGCATGTCACGGACAGCGTAATGGAGAAAGTCACCGTCTGA
- the DEAF1 gene encoding deformed epidermal autoregulatory factor 1 homolog isoform X1 — protein MEDADSAAKQLGLAEAAAAVAAAAAEGPEQQQPPPQSAASEAEPEASEEEEEEEEAEAAAVTVMAADAEHMEMAAEPLPSADEAAAAFAEVTTVTVANVGASADNVFTTSVANAASISGHVLSGRTALQIGDSLNTEKATLIVVHTDGSIVETTGLKGPAAPLTPGPQSPPTPLTSVQEKTGTKYNWDPSVYENELPVRCRNISGILYKNRLGSGGRGRCIKQGDNWYSPTEFEAMAGRASSKDWKRSIRYAGRPLQCLIHDGILNPHAASCTCAACCDDMTLSGPVRLFVPYKRRKKENEMPATPVKKDCPKNITLLPATAATTFTVTPSGQITTSGALTFDRASTVEATAIISESPSQGDVFTGATVQDTNVQPPCRVSHPEPHYPSYQDNCQISPFPEAALPTSHPKIVLTSLPALAVPPTTPTKAISPSVVNGLEVTEQRSWLYLEEMVNSLLNTAQQLKTLIEQAKQASSSFREAAVTQAKIQADVERKEQYQNQLFQQTEDVDGKTEIIIKQSCVNCGREATNECTGCHKVNYCSTFCQRKDWKDHQHICGQSATVTVQADEVHVTDSVMEKVTV, from the exons ATGGAGGACGCCGACTCGGCGGCGAAGCAACTGGGCTTAGCGGAGGCGGCGGCcgcagtggcggcggcggccgcggaaGGAcccgagcagcagcagccgccgccgcaaTCGGCGGCCTCGGAGGCGGAGCCGGAGgcctcggaggaggaggaggaggaggaggaggcggaggcggcggcggtgacGGTGATGGCGGCGGATGCCGAGCACATGGAGATGGCAGCCGAGCCCCTGCCCAGCGCCGACGAGGCCGCCGCCGCCTTCGCAG AAGTCACCACCGTGACAGTAGCCAACGTTGGTGCTTCTGCAGACAATGTTTTCACTACATCCGTGGCAAATGCAGCTTCAATTTCAGGACACGTGTTG TCTGGGAGAACGGCCCTCCAGATTGGGGACAGCTTGAATACTGAAAAAGCCACTCTCATAGTGGTTCACACAGACGGCAGCATTGTAGAAACCACAGGGTTGAAGGGGCCAGCAGCACCTCTCACACCAG gacCGCAATCTCCTCCTACCCCTTTAACATCCGTCCAAGAAAAAACTGGAACCAAGTATAACTGGGACCCGTCTGTGTATGAGAACGAGCTCCCGGTGCGGTGCCGGAATATCAGTGGCATTCTGTATAAAAACAGACTTGGCTCAG gagGCCGTGGTAGGTGCATTAAGCAAGGGGACAACTGGTACAGCCCCACCGAATTTGAAGCTATGGCGGGACGAGCCAGCAGCAAAGACTGGAAGAGGAGCATCCGCTATGCGGGGAGGCCGCTGCAGTGCCTTATTCAC GATGGGATTTTAAATCCTCACGCTGCCTCTTGTACTTGTGCTGCCTGCTGTGATGACATGACTCTG AGTGGCCCTGTACGACTCTTTGTACCATATAAAAGgcggaaaaaagaaaatgaaatgcctgCAACTCCCGTGAAGAAGGACTGCCCCAAAAACATCACTCTGCTTCCTGCCACAGCTGCTACTACAT TCACCGTGACTCCTTCTGGACAGATCACTACCTCCGGTGCTCTGacatttgaccgtgcatcaacaGTGGAAGCCACGGCAATTATCTCGGAAAGTCCGTCCCAGGGTGATGTTTTCACTGGAGCCACAG TTCAAGATACCAATGTCCAGCCGCCGTGCCGGGTCAGTCACCCCGAGCCTCATTATCCAAGTTACCAGGACAACTGTCAGATTTCGCCTTTTCCAGAAGCTGCACTGCCAACCTCTCATCCCAAAATTG TGTTAACCTCACTCCCTGCCCTGGCGGTGCCCCCCACGACCCCCACCAAAGCCATATCCCCTTCAGTGGTGAACGGGCTGGAAGTGACGGAGCAGCGGAGCTGGCTGTACCTGGAAGAGATGGTCAATTCGCTGCTCAACACCGCCCAGCAGCTGAAGACTCTCATTGAGCAGGCCAAACAGGCCAGCTCCTCCTTCCGCGAGGCTGCGGTCACGCAAGCGAAAATTCAAGCTGATGTGGAGAGGAAAGAG caatATCAGAACCAGTTATTTCAACAAACAGAAGATGTGGATGGGAAAACAGAAATCATCATCAAG CAGTCCTGTGTCAACTGCGGTCGTGAGGCAACGAACGAGTGCACAGGATGCCACAAAGTCAACTACTGCTCCACTTTCTGCCAGCGGAAG GACTGGAAGGACCACCAGCACATCTGCGGCCAGTCGGCCACGGTGACGGTACAAGCCGACGAGGTGCATGTCACGGACAGCGTAATGGAGAAAGTCACCGTCTGA
- the DRD4 gene encoding D(4) dopamine receptor, whose protein sequence is MGNGSAGPAPCNGTGLLPPPPPPPAEGSHNIAALVLGILLILLIVGGNGLVCLSVCTERALKTTTNYFIVSLAVADLLLALLVLPLYVYSEFQGGVWSLSTVLCDALMTMDVMLCTASIFNLCAISVDRFIAVSIPLNYNRRQIDLRQLILISTTWIFAFAVASPVIFGLNNVPNRDPSLCQLEDDNYIVYSSICSFFIPCPVMLVLYCAMFQGLKRWEEARKAKLRGSIYGANRKLYHPPTFIERGQTALEAEECNPYASSDHPGDCVMNNGIQTVSYPHLKYPHPGHSRKRAKINGRERKAMRVLPVVVGAFLFCWTPFFVVHITRALCKSCTIPTQVTSTVTWLGYVNSAVNPIIYTVFNAEFRNFFRKVLHLFC, encoded by the exons ATGGGGAACGGCAGCGCCGGGCCCGCGCCCTGCAACGGCAccgggctgctgccgccgccgccgccgccgccggcggaggGGAGCCACAACATCGCCGCCCTGGTGCTGggcatcctcctcatcctcctcatcgtGGGCGGCAACGGGCTGGTGTGCCTCAGCGTCTGCACGGAGCGGGCGCTGAAGACCACCACCAACTACTTCATCGTCAGCCTGGCCGTCGCCGACCTGCTGCTCGCCCTCCTCGTCCTGCCCCTCTACGTCTACTCCGAG TTCCAGGGAGGCGTGTGGTCCCTCAGCACGGTGCTGTGCGATGCCCTGATGACCATGGATGTGATGCTGTGCACGGCCTCCATCTTCAACCTCTGTGCTATCAGCGTGGATCG GTTTATCGCTGTTTCAATCCCACTGAACTACAACCGGCGACAAATCGACCTGCGGCAGTTGATCCTTATATCCACCACCTGGATATTCGCCTTTGCTGTAGCATCCCCAGTCATATTTGGCCTCAACAACGTCCCAAACCGGGACCCCAGCTTGTGTCAGCTGGAGGATGACAACTACATCGTGTACTCCTCCATCTGCTCCTTCTTCATCCCTTGCCCCGTCATGCTGGTGCTCTACTGCGCCATGTTCCAAGGACTCAAGCGCTGGGAAGAAGCCAGGAAAGCCAAGCTAAGGGGCAGCATCTACGGGGCCAACAGGAAGCTGTATCACCCCCCAACCTTCATTGAGCGCGGGCAGACCGCACTGGAGGCAGAGGAGTGCAACCCTTACGCCAGCTCTGACCACCCCGGGGACTGTGTGATGAACAATGGCATCCAGACTGTCTCCTACCCACACCTCAAGTACCCCCACCCAGGGCACAGTCGGAAGCGGGCCAAGATCAATGGCCGGGAGCGGAAGGCCATGCGGGTGCTGCCTGTCGTTGTCG GTGCTTTCCTCTTCTGCTGGACACCTTTTTTTGTGGTCCACATTACCAGGGCTCTCTGCAAGTCCTGCACCATTCCCACTCAAGTCACCAGCACTGTCACTTGGCTGGGTTACGTCAACAGTGCTGTCAACCCCATCATTTATACTGTTTTCAACGCGGAGTTCAGGAACTTCTTCCGCAAAGTCTTGCACCTCTTCTGCTGA